The Caballeronia sp. TF1N1 genome includes a window with the following:
- a CDS encoding MerR family transcriptional regulator, with the protein MTRSAEHTLLTIGELSRETGASVRSIRHYDEHGLLTSVRASNGYRVFPHAAISQVKQIQRMIATGFSLADILAFPDCMRLIEGAVTCPETTALQRERLVSIERQIADLERRRARLLKTLNEGVVPPLD; encoded by the coding sequence ATGACACGATCCGCTGAACACACGCTACTGACTATAGGCGAGCTATCTCGCGAAACCGGCGCGAGCGTTCGTTCGATTCGCCACTACGACGAGCATGGGCTGCTTACTTCGGTTCGCGCAAGCAACGGCTATCGCGTGTTCCCGCACGCGGCCATCTCTCAGGTGAAGCAGATACAGCGCATGATCGCGACCGGCTTCAGCCTCGCCGATATCCTCGCGTTTCCCGACTGCATGCGCCTAATCGAAGGCGCGGTGACGTGTCCGGAAACCACCGCATTGCAACGCGAACGCCTGGTGTCGATAGAGCGTCAGATCGCCGATCTGGAACGGCGCCGCGCGCGTCTGCTCAAAACCTTGAACGAAGGCGTCGTGCCGCCGCTGGATTGA
- the cynS gene encoding cyanase — translation MQSQISQLSRSTLTEHIVDAKARKGLTYAELAEGTSLSVPYVTAALLGQHPLPEQAAKSVADKLELGDDAAALLQTIPLRGSIPGNVPTDPTIYRFYEMVQVYGTTLKALVHEQFGDGIISAINFRIDIKKVEDSEGGSRAVITLDGKFLPYKPF, via the coding sequence ATGCAATCGCAGATTTCGCAGTTGTCGCGTTCCACGCTGACCGAACATATCGTCGATGCCAAGGCGCGCAAGGGACTCACGTACGCCGAACTCGCGGAAGGAACGAGCCTCAGCGTGCCCTACGTGACAGCCGCGCTTCTCGGCCAGCACCCGTTGCCGGAGCAAGCCGCAAAGAGCGTCGCGGACAAACTCGAACTCGGCGACGATGCCGCCGCGCTGCTTCAGACCATTCCCCTGCGCGGCAGCATTCCGGGCAACGTGCCGACGGACCCGACCATCTACCGCTTTTATGAAATGGTGCAGGTGTATGGCACGACGTTGAAGGCGCTCGTGCATGAGCAATTCGGCGACGGAATTATCAGTGCGATCAACTTTCGTATCGACATCAAGAAGGTGGAAGATTCCGAAGGCGGATCACGCGCCGTGATCACGCTCGACGGCAAGTTCCTGCCGTACAAGCCGTTCTGA
- a CDS encoding LysR family transcriptional regulator: MMSRESIDSHMIRVLHTLLTESSVSGAAKLLGQSQPTVSIALRRLREMTGDPLLVRSGSRMVPTSHALTLIEPAAQALSHIDAILHPNTEFDPASSNCTFRIGSPDYLDVFFVPAVIDAFHQAAPSAKLEFKHLMMVDGGYENGLETGLLDLVIGNWRTPPAHLHLQPLCQDELVCLMRADHPVKPGELTKDAFEKAEHLAVTTYNTTAWGTIDTELARNGLTRTVTTTLPYFGMAPYVLVRSDLIFTTTRALASHYARLLPLKMEPIPGATPALTYYQLWHERTHRSAATRWLRRLVTNVARKLAVTPDA; encoded by the coding sequence ATGATGTCCAGGGAAAGCATCGACTCCCATATGATCCGCGTTCTGCATACGCTCCTCACGGAGTCGAGCGTCTCGGGCGCCGCCAAGCTGCTCGGGCAATCGCAGCCGACTGTGAGCATTGCGCTGCGCAGGCTGCGTGAAATGACGGGTGATCCGCTTCTAGTGCGCAGCGGCAGCCGCATGGTGCCGACGAGTCATGCGCTCACGCTGATCGAGCCTGCCGCGCAGGCGCTCAGTCATATCGACGCGATCCTTCATCCCAACACCGAATTCGATCCGGCGTCGAGCAACTGCACGTTTCGAATCGGCTCGCCGGATTATCTCGATGTGTTCTTCGTGCCCGCCGTGATCGACGCGTTCCATCAAGCCGCGCCATCCGCGAAGCTCGAATTCAAACATCTCATGATGGTCGATGGCGGCTACGAAAACGGCCTCGAAACAGGCTTGCTCGATCTCGTGATCGGCAACTGGCGCACGCCGCCCGCGCATCTGCATCTGCAACCGCTGTGTCAGGACGAACTGGTTTGCCTGATGCGCGCGGATCATCCGGTCAAGCCGGGCGAACTCACGAAGGACGCCTTCGAGAAAGCCGAGCATCTCGCTGTCACGACCTACAACACGACCGCGTGGGGCACCATCGATACGGAACTCGCGCGCAACGGTCTTACGCGCACGGTCACGACCACGCTGCCTTACTTCGGCATGGCGCCCTATGTGCTCGTGCGCTCGGACCTTATCTTCACGACGACGCGCGCGCTCGCTTCCCACTACGCGCGCCTCTTGCCTTTGAAGATGGAGCCGATTCCCGGCGCAACGCCCGCACTCACGTATTACCAGTTATGGCATGAGAGAACGCATCGCAGCGCGGCCACGCGATGGCTTCGCCGCCTCGTCACGAACGTTGCGCGCAAGCTCGCGGTCACGCCCGATGCATAG
- a CDS encoding NAD(P)/FAD-dependent oxidoreductase — protein sequence MSHDMGLPVVIVGTGLAGYTVARELRKLDAQVPITLISEDDGSFYSKPTLSNALAMNKAPHALVTFDARAMGTQLNASILSHSKVERVLADTHELIVDGQSFRYGKLVLALGADARRIPLAGDSAGDVLSVNSLDDYVRFRKRLEGAQSVALLGAGLIGCEFANDLALANYKVTLIDPAATPLSRLLPERAGHAFAQALERHGVRLRLGRSVATVNRAERGYALTLSDGEAIDADVVLSAIGLAPRTQLAEQAGIAIEGGIRTDAYCRTSAADIYALGDCAAIEGKVQPYVLPIMHAARALARTLAGEATRVAFPIMPVTVKAPASPTVVVLPDETGTWRYASNVSDESLDGLHALCEHAADGRPLGFALLGSATQAKAALLKAMTSGSFESALQR from the coding sequence ATGAGTCACGATATGGGTCTACCGGTCGTTATCGTGGGAACGGGGCTCGCCGGTTATACGGTGGCGCGGGAGTTGCGCAAGCTCGACGCGCAAGTGCCCATCACGCTCATCAGCGAGGACGACGGCAGCTTCTATTCGAAGCCGACGCTTTCCAACGCGCTTGCCATGAACAAGGCGCCGCACGCGCTCGTCACTTTCGATGCGCGCGCCATGGGCACGCAGCTGAACGCGAGCATTTTGTCGCACAGCAAGGTGGAGCGCGTTCTCGCGGATACGCACGAACTCATCGTCGATGGACAATCTTTTCGTTACGGCAAGCTCGTGCTCGCATTGGGCGCGGATGCGCGGCGCATTCCGCTCGCGGGCGATAGCGCAGGCGACGTGCTGTCGGTGAACTCGCTCGACGACTACGTGCGCTTCAGAAAGCGGCTCGAAGGCGCGCAGTCGGTCGCGCTGCTCGGCGCGGGCCTGATCGGCTGCGAGTTCGCCAACGATCTCGCGCTCGCGAATTACAAGGTCACGCTGATCGATCCCGCGGCCACGCCGCTGTCACGGCTGCTGCCCGAACGCGCGGGTCATGCGTTTGCACAAGCTCTCGAACGACATGGCGTGCGGCTGCGTCTCGGGCGTTCGGTGGCAACGGTGAATCGCGCGGAACGCGGCTACGCGCTCACGCTTTCCGATGGCGAGGCAATCGATGCCGACGTCGTGTTATCGGCGATAGGTCTCGCGCCGCGCACGCAGCTCGCGGAACAAGCGGGCATCGCGATAGAAGGCGGCATACGTACGGACGCCTATTGCCGCACGAGTGCGGCCGATATTTACGCACTCGGCGATTGCGCGGCTATCGAAGGAAAAGTGCAGCCGTATGTGTTGCCGATCATGCACGCAGCACGCGCGCTTGCCCGCACGCTCGCGGGCGAGGCAACGCGCGTCGCGTTTCCGATCATGCCGGTGACGGTTAAAGCGCCCGCATCTCCAACGGTAGTCGTGCTGCCCGACGAAACCGGAACATGGCGCTATGCAAGCAACGTATCCGACGAATCGCTCGACGGTCTGCACGCGCTTTGCGAACATGCCGCCGATGGCCGGCCACTCGGATTCGCCTTGCTGGGTTCGGCCACGCAAGCCAAGGCCGCGCTTCTCAAGGCGATGACATCGGGCAGTTTCGAGTCCGCTCTACAACGATAA
- a CDS encoding rubredoxin, with protein sequence MRIWECVICGFRYDETLGLPEAGLAAGTRWEDVPDDWLCPDCGTGKQDFEMQEVSA encoded by the coding sequence ATGAGAATCTGGGAATGCGTTATCTGCGGCTTTCGCTATGACGAAACGCTGGGCTTGCCGGAAGCGGGTCTTGCCGCGGGCACGCGCTGGGAAGACGTGCCGGACGACTGGCTCTGTCCCGATTGCGGCACGGGCAAGCAGGACTTCGAGATGCAGGAGGTGTCGGCATGA
- a CDS encoding aromatic ring-hydroxylating dioxygenase subunit alpha, with translation MATPTVAPLTFQRAPNLPRNCTFDPHDWQILSQYWHPVAFASQVADKPLSVTLLDEPLVVFRANDTLVAARDVCPHRGAPLSQGWVENGHLVCPYHGLEYGADGKCKHIPSQEGGTIPDRLRLTTYAVQEAYGLIWVSLGGGEQALPDFPAWNSEGFQQILPPSIDIKASAGRQTEGFIDVAHFAWIHHRSFADRRNPVVPSYTVERRGNGMRAEYVSTVSNFPKSMQHRAPEGFLWRRIFEVDVPFFARLTVLFPEGGRLSILNAASPVSARLTRLFVPIARNFDKDLPLDDVYEFNRQVFEEDRAIVELQCPEDLPIDRAAEAPILADRSSGAYRRALAEIGLGQAYVR, from the coding sequence ATGGCGACCCCCACCGTCGCGCCGCTGACGTTTCAGCGCGCGCCCAATCTTCCACGCAATTGCACTTTCGATCCGCACGACTGGCAAATCCTCAGCCAGTACTGGCATCCGGTCGCGTTTGCTTCGCAGGTCGCGGACAAACCGTTGAGCGTCACGCTGCTCGATGAGCCGCTCGTCGTGTTTCGTGCGAACGATACACTCGTCGCCGCGCGCGATGTGTGTCCGCATCGCGGCGCGCCGCTGAGTCAAGGCTGGGTCGAGAACGGCCATCTCGTGTGTCCTTATCACGGCCTCGAATACGGTGCGGACGGCAAGTGCAAGCATATTCCGTCGCAGGAAGGCGGCACCATTCCCGACCGTCTGCGCCTGACCACTTACGCGGTGCAGGAAGCCTATGGCCTGATCTGGGTGTCGCTCGGCGGTGGAGAGCAAGCGCTGCCCGATTTCCCCGCATGGAACAGCGAAGGATTCCAGCAGATCTTGCCACCTTCGATCGACATCAAGGCATCCGCGGGACGTCAGACGGAAGGCTTCATCGATGTCGCGCATTTCGCGTGGATTCATCACCGCAGCTTCGCGGACCGGCGCAATCCCGTGGTGCCGAGCTACACGGTCGAGCGGCGCGGCAACGGCATGCGCGCGGAGTATGTCAGCACCGTCAGCAACTTTCCGAAGTCGATGCAGCATCGCGCGCCCGAAGGCTTCTTGTGGCGCCGTATCTTCGAAGTGGATGTGCCGTTCTTTGCACGTCTCACTGTGCTCTTTCCCGAAGGCGGCCGGCTCTCGATTCTCAACGCCGCGAGCCCGGTATCCGCGCGTCTGACGCGTCTGTTCGTGCCGATTGCGCGCAACTTCGACAAGGATCTGCCGCTCGATGACGTCTACGAGTTCAATCGCCAGGTGTTCGAGGAAGATCGCGCGATCGTCGAATTGCAATGTCCCGAAGATCTGCCGATAGACCGCGCCGCCGAAGCGCCGATTCTCGCGGATCGTTCCTCGGGGGCATATCGCCGCGCGCTAGCCGAGATCGGTCTCGGTCAGGCTTACGTCCGCTGA
- a CDS encoding alcohol dehydrogenase, translated as MPTMHAVQVAKAGGPLELVEREIPDPPEGHVLIKVQACGICHSDSLTKEGQWPGLEFPRVPGHEIAGVIEKLGANVEGWQAGQRVGVGWHGGHCGHCENCRHGDFVLCKNALVPGISYDGGYAEYMVAPQEALARMPDDLSDIDAAPLLCAGITTFNALRNSGTRAGDVAAILGIGGLGHLGVQFARKMGFVTVAIARGKDKEPLAKQLGAHHYIDSESQNVGEALQALGGARVILATATSGKAMSAAIGGLGINGKLIMVGISQEPVEVPVAQFIMGRNSVQGWPSGTAADSQETLAFSALSGVKPMTEEYPLSRAAEAYDRMMSGKARFRVVLIPGK; from the coding sequence ATGCCAACGATGCACGCAGTGCAAGTAGCAAAAGCCGGCGGTCCGCTCGAACTCGTGGAGCGCGAAATACCCGATCCGCCCGAAGGACACGTGCTCATCAAAGTGCAAGCCTGTGGCATCTGCCACAGCGATTCCCTCACGAAAGAAGGCCAATGGCCGGGTCTCGAGTTTCCGCGCGTACCCGGTCACGAAATTGCAGGCGTCATCGAGAAACTCGGTGCGAACGTCGAGGGATGGCAGGCCGGGCAGCGGGTCGGCGTCGGTTGGCATGGCGGGCATTGCGGGCATTGCGAAAATTGCCGTCACGGCGACTTCGTGCTTTGCAAGAACGCGCTCGTTCCCGGTATCAGCTACGACGGCGGTTACGCGGAATACATGGTGGCGCCGCAGGAAGCACTCGCGCGCATGCCCGACGATCTCTCCGATATCGACGCCGCGCCGCTTCTCTGCGCCGGCATCACGACGTTCAACGCGCTGCGCAATAGCGGCACCCGCGCGGGCGATGTCGCGGCGATCCTCGGCATCGGCGGGCTCGGGCATCTCGGCGTGCAGTTCGCGCGCAAGATGGGCTTCGTCACGGTCGCCATCGCGCGCGGCAAGGACAAGGAACCGCTCGCGAAGCAACTCGGCGCGCATCACTATATCGACAGCGAATCGCAAAACGTCGGCGAAGCGCTGCAAGCACTCGGCGGCGCACGCGTGATTCTCGCCACCGCCACGAGCGGCAAGGCGATGAGCGCGGCTATCGGCGGGCTCGGCATCAACGGCAAGCTGATCATGGTCGGCATCTCGCAAGAGCCCGTGGAAGTGCCCGTCGCGCAGTTCATCATGGGTCGCAACTCGGTGCAAGGCTGGCCGTCCGGCACGGCGGCGGACTCGCAGGAAACGCTCGCGTTCAGCGCTTTGTCGGGCGTGAAGCCGATGACCGAAGAGTACCCGCTCTCGCGCGCGGCCGAAGCCTACGACCGCATGATGAGCGGCAAGGCGCGTTTCCGAGTAGTGCTCATTCCTGGCAAGTGA
- the leuD gene encoding 3-isopropylmalate dehydratase small subunit, producing the protein MTRLTKIAGSAAPLSIDNLDTDQIMPKQFLRIIDKAGLADGLLYDLRFDENGAPRGDCVLNRAEFAKARILIGGANFGCGSSREHAVWGLQQYGFAAVIAPSFAEIFYSNAMNNRLLLVQLERDVVDMLAREVTETPGAVISIDLEGQTVVSASGKRYAYSIGARHKRMVMEGMDTVDLTLQSLAQIEAFETAHFERRGWARVM; encoded by the coding sequence ATGACGCGACTGACGAAGATTGCAGGCAGCGCGGCGCCGTTGTCCATCGACAACCTGGATACCGACCAGATCATGCCGAAGCAGTTTCTGCGCATTATCGACAAGGCGGGTCTAGCGGATGGTTTGCTGTACGACTTGCGTTTCGATGAAAACGGCGCGCCGCGTGGGGATTGCGTGCTCAATCGGGCGGAGTTTGCAAAGGCGCGCATTCTGATTGGCGGCGCGAATTTCGGATGTGGTTCCAGCCGGGAGCATGCGGTGTGGGGTTTGCAGCAATATGGTTTTGCTGCGGTGATTGCGCCGAGTTTCGCGGAGATTTTCTATTCGAACGCGATGAATAACCGCTTGCTGCTCGTGCAACTGGAACGCGATGTCGTCGATATGCTTGCGCGTGAAGTGACCGAGACGCCGGGTGCTGTTATTTCCATCGATCTGGAAGGGCAGACGGTGGTGTCGGCATCGGGTAAGCGATATGCGTATTCCATCGGCGCGCGTCATAAACGCATGGTGATGGAGGGAATGGATACGGTCGATTTGACGCTTCAGTCGCTGGCGCAGATCGAAGCGTTCGAGACGGCGCACTTTGAACGACGGGGATGGGCGCGGGTGATGTGA
- the leuC gene encoding 3-isopropylmalate dehydratase large subunit, translating into MSNRTLYQKLVDSHLVSRIDEQNVLLYVDLHLMNEYTSPQAFSALDARGRAVRRPHQQLAVVSHIIPTHAESPRVIRDEASYLQAQNLARNCERAGIRLLAANDPLQGIEHIVAPELGLIRPGMVVLCGDSHTTTYGALGALGFGIGTSEVEHVLATQTLVYRLAKTMRIDIDGALPYGTSSKDVVIWIISQIGAQGARGYAVEFGGSTIASLSAEARMTLCNMTVEAGARAALIAPDRTTFDYVRAHAKSLDEAAWQAALADWRELYSDADATFDAEYRFDAHAIAPFVTWGTSPDQAVAIDEPIPDEAAQATPEAAASLRRALDYMGLTASRSLAGTRIDRVFIGSCTNGRIEDLRVVANIVRGKRVAPGVRAMIVPGSGSVRRAAEREGLAKTLIDAGFEWREPGCSMCLAMNDDVLDAGERCASTTNRNFEGRQGRGGRTHLMSPAMAAAAAMTGCITDVRTLMGEAS; encoded by the coding sequence ATGTCGAACCGAACCCTGTACCAGAAGCTCGTCGATTCTCACCTCGTCTCGCGTATCGACGAACAGAACGTGCTGCTCTATGTCGATCTGCATCTGATGAACGAGTACACCAGTCCGCAAGCGTTCAGCGCGCTCGATGCGCGTGGCCGCGCGGTGCGACGCCCGCATCAGCAGCTTGCGGTCGTGAGCCACATCATTCCGACGCACGCCGAGTCGCCGCGCGTGATTCGCGATGAAGCGTCGTATTTGCAGGCGCAAAATCTCGCGCGCAATTGCGAGCGCGCGGGCATCCGGCTTCTCGCGGCCAATGATCCCTTGCAGGGTATCGAACACATCGTGGCGCCGGAACTCGGGCTCATTCGTCCGGGCATGGTCGTATTGTGCGGTGACAGTCACACCACGACATACGGCGCGCTTGGCGCGTTGGGCTTTGGAATTGGCACATCGGAAGTGGAGCATGTGCTCGCCACGCAGACGCTCGTCTATCGGCTGGCGAAAACCATGCGCATCGATATCGATGGCGCGCTGCCTTACGGCACGTCGTCCAAGGACGTGGTGATCTGGATCATCAGCCAGATCGGCGCACAAGGCGCGCGTGGCTATGCTGTCGAGTTCGGTGGATCGACCATTGCGTCGCTGTCGGCCGAGGCGCGCATGACCTTGTGCAACATGACCGTCGAGGCGGGCGCGCGCGCCGCGCTCATCGCGCCGGATCGGACCACGTTCGACTATGTGCGCGCCCATGCAAAATCACTCGATGAGGCCGCCTGGCAAGCCGCACTCGCGGACTGGCGCGAACTCTACTCCGACGCAGATGCGACCTTCGATGCCGAATATCGCTTCGACGCGCATGCCATCGCACCTTTTGTCACATGGGGCACGAGTCCGGATCAGGCCGTCGCGATAGACGAGCCCATTCCCGACGAAGCCGCGCAGGCCACCCCCGAAGCGGCGGCATCGTTGCGACGTGCGCTCGATTACATGGGGCTCACGGCGAGCCGTTCGTTGGCGGGAACGCGGATCGACCGTGTGTTTATCGGCTCGTGCACGAATGGGCGTATCGAAGACCTGCGCGTGGTGGCGAACATCGTGCGCGGCAAGCGCGTGGCGCCCGGCGTGCGCGCGATGATCGTGCCGGGTTCGGGCAGCGTGCGACGCGCGGCGGAGCGTGAAGGTCTGGCGAAGACGCTGATCGATGCGGGTTTCGAATGGCGCGAGCCTGGCTGCTCGATGTGCCTTGCCATGAACGACGATGTGCTGGACGCGGGCGAGCGTTGCGCATCGACCACCAACCGCAACTTCGAAGGTCGACAGGGACGTGGCGGCCGCACGCATCTGATGAGCCCGGCAATGGCGGCCGCGGCCGCGATGACCGGCTGTATCACCGACGTTCGAACGCTCATGGGAGAGGCATCATGA
- a CDS encoding alpha/beta fold hydrolase, translated as MFEGFDELSISVDGIRIHAIKGGQGPALLLLHGHPQTHAIWHEVAPALAEHFTVIAADLRGYGDSDKPAGAPDHSNYSKRRMALDQVGLMRALGHASFAVIGHDRGGRVAARMALDHPAVVTRLVTLDVAPTLAMYEQTSFDFARAYWHWFMLVRPAPFPETLIRADPDLYLRQTIGARSAGLAPFTAEAYAEYLRCLSDPATAHGICEDYRASVSIDLEHDRATLASNERIECPFMALWGEEGVIEQCFDPLREWRAYAPEVEGEALSCGHYIPEEAPAILLEHVLPFLTN; from the coding sequence ATGTTCGAAGGCTTCGATGAGCTATCGATTTCCGTCGATGGCATCAGGATTCACGCGATCAAGGGCGGCCAAGGCCCCGCGTTGCTGCTACTGCACGGGCATCCGCAGACGCACGCGATTTGGCACGAAGTGGCGCCGGCACTCGCCGAGCATTTCACGGTTATCGCCGCCGACTTGCGCGGCTATGGCGACAGCGACAAACCCGCAGGCGCGCCCGATCACTCGAATTATTCGAAGCGCCGCATGGCGCTCGATCAGGTCGGGCTGATGCGCGCATTGGGCCATGCGTCGTTCGCGGTCATCGGACATGACCGTGGCGGGCGTGTCGCGGCTCGCATGGCGCTGGATCATCCGGCTGTCGTGACGCGTCTGGTCACGCTCGACGTGGCGCCGACGCTCGCCATGTACGAGCAGACCTCGTTCGATTTCGCGCGTGCCTACTGGCACTGGTTCATGCTCGTGCGGCCCGCGCCATTTCCGGAAACGCTCATTCGCGCGGACCCGGACCTGTATCTCAGGCAGACCATCGGCGCGCGCAGCGCGGGTCTCGCGCCGTTCACGGCAGAGGCTTACGCCGAGTATCTGCGCTGCTTGTCCGATCCCGCCACGGCGCATGGCATTTGCGAGGACTATCGCGCGAGCGTGAGCATCGACCTCGAACATGATCGCGCGACGCTGGCTTCGAACGAGCGAATTGAATGCCCATTCATGGCGCTGTGGGGTGAGGAGGGTGTCATCGAACAATGCTTCGATCCGCTGCGCGAATGGCGTGCTTACGCGCCGGAAGTCGAGGGCGAGGCGCTGTCTTGCGGCCACTACATTCCCGAGGAAGCGCCGGCGATCTTGCTCGAGCACGTCCTGCCCTTTCTGACCAACTAA
- a CDS encoding LysR family transcriptional regulator — protein MDGFSDLNLFALVARHRNLAAAARELGVTPPAVSKRLAQLERRLGVRLMNRTTRRLSLTPEGELYLSNGSRILDELSELEQLVTQSRGEPTGLLRVNASFGFGRARIAPAVSEFIARYPAMKIVLHLTDRPVSLQEEGFDVGIRFGEVPDARINARLLLANRRILCASPAYVARHGRPSAPHDLARHACIVLRENESAYGTWHFSRGKRTETVKVDGSLSSNDGSAVLQWALDGRGIATRSQWEIDEHLARGELVSLLDEWALPDANIHAIYLERNQLSVKLRTFVEFLGEYLRGA, from the coding sequence ATGGATGGCTTTTCTGACCTCAACCTGTTTGCGCTTGTGGCGCGGCATCGCAATCTGGCTGCGGCGGCGCGCGAGTTGGGTGTGACGCCGCCAGCCGTGAGCAAGCGGCTCGCGCAACTGGAGCGGCGTCTGGGCGTGCGCCTGATGAATCGCACGACGCGGCGTCTGAGCCTCACGCCCGAGGGCGAGTTGTACCTGTCGAACGGCTCGCGCATTCTCGATGAGCTCTCGGAACTCGAACAGCTCGTCACGCAAAGTCGCGGCGAACCGACTGGTCTCCTGCGTGTGAACGCGTCGTTCGGATTCGGGCGGGCGCGCATAGCGCCTGCGGTGTCGGAGTTCATTGCGCGCTATCCGGCGATGAAGATCGTCCTGCATCTGACGGACCGTCCGGTGAGTCTTCAGGAAGAAGGTTTCGATGTCGGCATCCGCTTCGGCGAAGTGCCGGACGCGCGCATCAACGCGCGTCTGCTGCTGGCGAATCGGCGCATCTTGTGTGCATCGCCGGCTTACGTCGCGCGCCATGGCCGACCATCGGCGCCGCATGATCTCGCGCGTCACGCGTGCATCGTGTTGCGCGAAAACGAGTCGGCTTACGGCACGTGGCATTTCTCGCGCGGCAAGCGCACGGAGACGGTCAAGGTCGATGGCTCGTTATCGAGCAACGACGGCAGCGCGGTGTTGCAGTGGGCGCTGGACGGTCGCGGCATCGCGACGCGCTCGCAATGGGAGATAGACGAACATCTCGCGCGCGGTGAGCTCGTTTCCTTGCTCGATGAATGGGCTTTGCCGGACGCGAACATTCACGCCATTTATCTCGAACGCAATCAGCTTTCGGTCAAGCTCAGGACGTTCGTGGAATTTTTGGGGGAGTATTTGCGCGGGGCGTGA
- a CDS encoding YciI family protein yields MKYLGLAYFTPEKFAAMTPDEIKALVSQCPALDEKMRATGKVVVSASLGDLENWKTLRPLGGTTRVTDGPYTEAKEVVGGMFIIEADSPDEAVRIASMHPAATLGEEGGWAVELIPLDFYLAP; encoded by the coding sequence ATGAAATACCTCGGCCTCGCCTACTTCACCCCCGAAAAGTTCGCCGCAATGACACCAGACGAAATCAAGGCGCTAGTGAGTCAATGCCCGGCATTGGACGAGAAGATGCGTGCCACCGGCAAGGTCGTGGTTTCCGCCTCGCTCGGCGATCTGGAAAACTGGAAGACGCTTCGCCCACTTGGTGGCACGACACGCGTTACCGACGGGCCTTACACCGAAGCGAAGGAAGTGGTGGGCGGCATGTTCATCATCGAGGCAGATAGCCCTGACGAGGCGGTGCGCATCGCGTCCATGCATCCGGCCGCGACATTGGGCGAAGAAGGCGGATGGGCCGTGGAGCTTATTCCCCTGGATTTTTATCTGGCGCCATGA